The following is a genomic window from Anaerolineales bacterium.
ACCATCGCATCGGTTACAGCTCGCACAACCTCTTCGCCCAATTGGACGGCGACCTGGATGACATGCTCGACGAATTGGCTACCCAGGACGAGGCCGAGCGCCTGGCCAGCGTGGCCTGATTCCGTATAAAGATCTGTGAAGATGGGGCAGCTCGCCCTATAACTGGCATCTCCCCTATTCCTGAGCGCATGCAAACCACCAGCGTGCATCACGCCCCAAGCGTTAAACTATCCCCCATGCCCCTGACCGTCTCCGCCGCCCTAAAAGAAAGCCGGGAGCGTCTGGCTGCAGCCAGCGATAGCGCGGCCCTCGACGCCGAAGTGTGGCTGGCCCATGTGCTGCGCCAGCCGCGCAGCTGGCTGCTGGCGCACCCGGAAGCCGAGCTGAGCGCAGCGGCCCAGGCCGCCCACGCCGCCGGCCTGCCGCGCCTGGCAGCGGGCGAGCCGCTGCCCTATCTGCTCGGCCAGTGGGAGTTCTACGGCCTCATGCTGCAGGTCTCGCCCGCCGTGCTGATCCCGCGGCCGGAGACCGAGCTGCTGGTGGAAGCGGCTCTGGCTTGGCTGGCAGACCACCCCGGCCGGCGGGCCGCCGCCGATGTCGGCACCGGCTCGGCCTGCATCCCGGTGGCCCTGGCGGTTCATTGCCCAGACCTGCAGGTGTGGGCCGGCGACATCTCGCCCGAAGCGCTGGCCGTGGCAGCCGCCAACGTCGCCCGGCACGGCCTGGGCGGGCGCCTGCACTGCATCGCCAGCGACCTGATGGCGGCGCTGCCCGGCCCCTATGACCTGATCACCGCCAATTTGCCTTACATCCCCGAAGCGCGCCTGCCGCAGCTGGCCGTCAGCCGTTGGGAGCCGGCCCTGGCCCTGGGCGGCGGGCCGGACGGCCTGCGCCTGATCGAGCCTTTTCTGCAGCAAGCGCGGGCGCGCCTGCTGCCCGGCGGCCTGCTGCTGGCCGAGATCGACGCCAGCCTGGAAGCCGCCGTATTGGCCCTGGCCGCCGGCCTGTGGCCCGCCGCGGCGGTCGAAGTACGCCCCGACCTGGCCGGCCGGCCGCGCCTGCTGGTGGTGGGTACATGAACACCCGGCGCATGGACGCGGCCGACCCGGCCGCTATCCCGGCAGCGCTGCAAACCCTGGCCGCCGGCGGTTTGGTGGCTTTCCCCACCGATACCGTCTACGGCCTGGCCGCCCGCGCCTTTGACCCCGCCGGCATCGAGCGCCTCTACGCCGTCAAAGACCGCGCCCAGACCAAAGCCATCGCGCTGCTTCTGGCCGGCCCGGCCGACTTGCCGCGTGTGGCCGCCGAGGCCAGCCCGGCGGCGCAGAGGCTGGCGGCCCGCTTCTGGCCCGGCCCGCTGACCCTGGTGCTGCCGCGCCGGCCGGAACTGCCCGCCGCGCTCTCGCCGGACGACACCATCGGCCTGCGCGTCCCGGACCATCCGGTCGCCCTGGCCCTGCTGGCCGCCGCCGGCCCGTTGGCAGTCACCTCCGCCAACCTCTCTGGCGGCGCCAACACCCTGGACGCGCAGGCCGTCCTGGCCCAGCTGGCCGGCCGCATTGAGCTGCTGCTGGACGGCGGCCGTACGCCGGGCGAGCAGCCTTCCACTGTCATCGACCTGAGCGGCCCGGTCCCGCGCCTGCTGCGCCCCGGCCCGATCAGCGAAGCCCAGATCCTGGCGGCGCTGGAAGAATAGGCGACCCGGTAAGGGCGGCTTGCTGGCCACGCAAGTATTGCCCTTCATCCTGAGGCGCAGCCGAAGGATCCCACGTCTAACATTGAAGTGCTTTTAGGTAAGGAATCCCCGAACCGCACGTCTATTAATCCAAGCCTAACCCTGTACTTAGCCCTTCCTTAGCTTGCCGGGCTAAGATACAGGCAATTGAGATCTCCTCCTCACACCAAAGGAGCGTTTGTCCAGCCAGCCAAACGCTCCTTTGGGTTTAAGGGAGAAGTTGTAGAGAAGCGTCGTTGCGCCAGCAACGCAGCTTCTTTTAGTGGTGCGTAGCACCACAAGCCTGCCAGGAGCCGTTTGATTTAAGGAATTCATGGGGGGACCGCAAGCGCTGTGCTGTAACGCAAAAGCCTGCTAGGTGCGGTTTGAGGCAAATCATGAAAAAGGAATTTGGATTCCTAAGTGCAAATAGGTTAAATAAGTTGTTACTGTGTTTTAGAAATTAGCTCTGCAAAATTATTGAATACAACTTCATATACTTCCCCTCTCTGACTATGTTCCCTATCAACAAGGTAGCTATTTGGCGTGGGATATTCTATGTGAATATCTGGATGCATTTGTTTTGCAAA
Proteins encoded in this region:
- a CDS encoding threonylcarbamoyl-AMP synthase, with the translated sequence MNTRRMDAADPAAIPAALQTLAAGGLVAFPTDTVYGLAARAFDPAGIERLYAVKDRAQTKAIALLLAGPADLPRVAAEASPAAQRLAARFWPGPLTLVLPRRPELPAALSPDDTIGLRVPDHPVALALLAAAGPLAVTSANLSGGANTLDAQAVLAQLAGRIELLLDGGRTPGEQPSTVIDLSGPVPRLLRPGPISEAQILAALEE
- the prmC gene encoding peptide chain release factor N(5)-glutamine methyltransferase produces the protein MPLTVSAALKESRERLAAASDSAALDAEVWLAHVLRQPRSWLLAHPEAELSAAAQAAHAAGLPRLAAGEPLPYLLGQWEFYGLMLQVSPAVLIPRPETELLVEAALAWLADHPGRRAAADVGTGSACIPVALAVHCPDLQVWAGDISPEALAVAAANVARHGLGGRLHCIASDLMAALPGPYDLITANLPYIPEARLPQLAVSRWEPALALGGGPDGLRLIEPFLQQARARLLPGGLLLAEIDASLEAAVLALAAGLWPAAAVEVRPDLAGRPRLLVVGT